AAAAGGTTTACAATCAACCTACCATTATATGACCCTAAATGTTCTATGCCAATCAATGTAGGATTTACAATCAATCCTTATGTACGTTTCCCAAAGGGTATAGCTCACTctaacaataagtttttcagtgcttgaaaatcttgttttgtttatggatttttcattttttttaaggtttacGGATAACCTGTTTGCTACAGTAATCACATTCATTCATATCCCGATAATTTTTCTAGTTTTATATGGTTTacaattaaccaaccaaatattCAATTCTGATCGTACCACTTTTGTAAGTGTGCCGAGGTTTCATACTCATCTTTGAATATTCAAGGTGCATGCACGTGCCATTGTAAATGTCCCATTaattatttgtaattaaaatataCCTCGGTATTCTGTTTCCATACTGacaaaaagttttctcaaactCGAAGATTTGGTTCAATGATTTGGTATTGAATTTCCTTTTCCAGAATTATACTTTGTTTCTCGCGTAAGCGAAAGCCGttttaaattgtttgaaaaCGGATCCTAAATTTAAACACGATTTCATTCACATTGTAGTTCTTTTTGGGAATTATTAAAGCCTAGTTCAGcctgggaaaattttcttgtaCAAAGAGATACCAATTTTATGTCGAGTCACTGAACTAGAGTGAAGAACcggcttccctgaaaattttttgactttggTTATTCGTTATATTCGTGAAGGAAATTGAACTCTGTGTTAGCCAAGGCTCGCATTCATATTTTAGGGCCAAGAAATCTGGGGCCTCTCTATAATATTTTCCGAAGTAAAAGCAAAACGTGAATTTAATTTCTGAATCTTTCGCCTGTGCTCGACACCTTTTTTGTTATTTGGAAGATTTGCGTAATGGATCCTCCTCCAAGCAAGGAATCTACTTCGGGTAGTTCGGACACCAGATTTTCCCATACATCGGacgaattgtccaccatttctgGAACTAAACCGTCCCCTACTTACGAAAGATTTCTGTTTGCGTATAAACATTTAATCGGGTTTTGCtcagctttcgataccgttgaTATACAGAACCAAACAGACTCTTCCCTTGAAGTTAGGATGGAGGACCTGGACAGGAGATGGAATAAGCTCCAAATTATCTATGAAGATTTGTTGTTATCTCCAGATCTTGCTAATGCACAGCAGTCCAAGGAGAATGCAACAGTTAACTTTGATCACTGTGCAGAGGCCTATTATGGGACAAGATCAAAGATTATCGATATTCTAAGAATCTCGGGAGTCCCtaattctcaaaatattacGTTCAGACGTCGCACGAACCCAAGAGACACCCAGGAGAATAATAATCAATTCTCTGATAACTCGAGTGTGTGTATTAAAGTTCCCCCTTGCGACACTGAGGTGTTTGGGGGTAGCTACGAACAATGGCCATCTTTTCGTGACATGTTCACGGCCGTTTACGTAAACCACCCCAAACTCACAGCAGCCCAAAAGCTCTATCAtttgagaaataaaacaaaGGGCAGTGCTGGCGCAATTGTTAAACGATATTCATTGTGCGACGAGAACTTTGAGCATGCATGGAATGCCCTAAAATCCCGATTTGAGAACAAGCGAGTACTGGTGGATAACCAGATGAAGATCTTGTTTAATATTCCAGCGGCGAAGACAGAGAATAGTGAATCGCTTCAAAAGATTCACTCCACAGTTAATGACTGTCTCTGCACACTAAGAAGCTTGGGGATAATTGTGGATGACTGGGAtccaattttaatatatttggtaTCAACCAAGCTCCCGGAGGAGACAATTTCCCAATGGGAACAGTCTTTGAGATCACATCGCGATCTTCCCAGCTGGTCTAAAATGGACGAATTTCTCATAAACAGATTTGAAGTTGTGGAACGCataacaagtttcaagtctgcAAGAGACTGTCACAGTCTTCCCATACGTAATGCTCCCACAAATACAAATAGTATACAGTCATATACCTCACAAGAAAAGCTAGATTCGTCTTGCCAGTTGTGCAATAAGAGACACAATATACGTGTTTGCCccgaatttagaaaattttcaccccAAGAAagaattgattttgtttttaaaaacaaaatgtgcaACAACTGTCTTTCTGACTCGCACACGAAATCCAAATGTAAGAGCAAATACACTTGCTTAACATGCAAGAGGCACCATCACACTTTGTTACATTTGGATCGAACCCTGTCTTCAATGGGAAACCAAGAGCAAAGGTCCTCTGTGTCTACTAGTGTGAATGACGCGATTAATAATCGGGACGATGGGACACCCGGCCCTGAGAATCCCTCCACTTCGCAACAGGCGTGCGCGCAAGTTCAAGCCAATTTATCGTTGAACAGTGAAACCATTTTACTTCGCACAGCTTTGGTGCAGCTTGACTACCAAGGTGAACTTTTTACGATTCGGGCATTAATTGACCCGGGGTCTCAAAGAACATTCCTTTCGGAACGAATTCGAAAGTGGCTGAATGTTCCTTATCGCAGCTCTCTCTTTGAGATCAGTGGTGTTGGTGAGACAACTCAAAAGGCTGACAAGGAGTGCGAATTAACCCTTTATTCCCAAAAGCACGATTTTCGGTTTGTTATTTCTGCTATTGTCCTCCCAAAACtcacaaaaaaattaccatCTGTCTCTTTCGACGTTACTTACTCTCAAGAACTCAGAGAACTCGAACTCGCGGATCCCAACTTCAATAAATCTGCCAATATTGACTTGATACTCGGCAATGATTCGGAAAGATTTATAAATATTGAgggaattaagaaaaatatttgtggtcAAGCTTCCGCGTACAATACCATTTTTGGATGGGTGCTAAGCGGTCCAATGGTAGCGGAGAAAGTTAGCACATTTACAACAAATGTCGTTACATCTGAGGATGAACAAATTAGTGACATACttcgaaaattttgggaaatcgaGGAAATTCCCAAAAAGTCACTATGCTCGGCTGAGGATAAATATTGCGAGGATTTCTATAACACTACTACTACTCGGGACACAGATGGTCGATACGTAGTTCGACTTCCTTTTAAACCAGAGTTTCCCAACACTTTGCACCTTGGCTCTTCTCGCTTTCTCGCTCTTGGCCAGTACTCAAGATTGGAAAAATCTTTATCCGCTGATCTCGGTCTGAAAGAACAATATCACTCAGTTCTAAACGAATATATCTCGTTGAAACACATGGAAGAATCTTCCTCCCTTGAAATATCTGCAGAAGGtaaatttttctcattttacCTCCCACACCACGCGGTAATACGCCCCGAACATAAGTCTACTAAAGTAAGGGTCGTTT
This Haematobia irritans isolate KBUSLIRL unplaced genomic scaffold, ASM5000362v1 scaffold_139, whole genome shotgun sequence DNA region includes the following protein-coding sequences:
- the LOC142242439 gene encoding uncharacterized protein LOC142242439, giving the protein MDPPPSKESTSGSSDTRFSHTSDELSTISGTKPSPTYERFLFAYKHLIGFCSAFDTVDIQNQTDSSLEVRMEDLDRRWNKLQIIYEDLLLSPDLANAQQSKENATVNFDHCAEAYYGTRSKIIDILRISGVPNSQNITFRRRTNPRDTQENNNQFSDNSSVCIKVPPCDTEVFGGSYEQWPSFRDMFTAVYVNHPKLTAAQKLYHLRNKTKGSAGAIVKRYSLCDENFEHAWNALKSRFENKRVLVDNQMKILFNIPAAKTENSESLQKIHSTVNDCLCTLRSLGIIVDDWDPILIYLVSTKLPEETISQWEQSLRSHRDLPSWSKMDEFLINRFEVVERITSFKSARDCHSLPIRNAPTNTNSIQSYTSQEKLDSSCQLCNKRHNIRVCPEFRKFSPQERIDFVFKNKMCNNCLSDSHTKSKCKSKYTCLTCKRHHHTLLHLDRTLSSMGNQEQRSSVSTSVNDAINNRDDGTPGPENPSTSQQACAQVQANLSLNSETILLRTALVQLDYQGELFTIRALIDPGSQRTFLSERIRKWLNVPYRSSLFEISGVGETTQKADKECELTLYSQKHDFRFVISAIVLPKLTKKLPSVSFDVTYSQELRELELADPNFNKSANIDLILGNDSERFINIEGIKKNICGQASAYNTIFGWVLSGPMVAEKVSTFTTNVVTSEDEQISDILRKFWEIEEIPKKSLCSAEDKYCEDFYNTTTTRDTDGRYVVRLPFKPEFPNTLHLGSSRFLALGQYSRLEKSLSADLGLKEQYHSVLNEYISLKHMEESSSLEISAEGKFFSFYLPHHAVIRPEHKSTKVRVVFNASRKTKTGQSLNSVLYTGPTLQNDLISTILNWRKY